The Pseudodesulfovibrio sp. zrk46 genome contains a region encoding:
- a CDS encoding DUF3578 domain-containing protein, whose protein sequence is MSLREELIRISQIYPQYQNQPIETGFAPAKEMRELSGNIFPDLIRNDVGYHFRGSPTLNKWPRLPWLGIFHPTMEKKASVGLYVVFSFSEDMERVYLILTQGVTKLFDELGAAANPLLKQRANYLQNKIGNTKAAFNTSESTQDAGNKYINSSILWRSYDIVELPSEKKLTQDLNDILDIYTNIVPAFHDLITNGFPQNVRQKDKKKYLEKRAKATHRTYEGRNRPIVKEVKRQLKAKCRACGIDFSKIYGKFGKGYIEAHHLVPYSSYNENEGVSVTVDDFTVLCPNCHRMVHKLYKDNKAVPLTPELLKNNMHAGALDKLNRIFTNFKKIKV, encoded by the coding sequence ATGTCTTTGAGAGAAGAGCTCATTAGGATTAGCCAAATCTACCCTCAATACCAAAATCAACCTATCGAGACTGGCTTCGCGCCTGCTAAAGAAATGCGAGAGTTATCAGGGAATATATTCCCAGATCTAATTAGAAATGATGTTGGCTATCACTTTAGAGGCAGCCCCACACTAAACAAATGGCCGAGATTGCCCTGGTTAGGAATCTTTCATCCAACAATGGAAAAGAAAGCTAGCGTAGGTCTGTATGTCGTCTTTAGTTTTTCCGAAGACATGGAGCGTGTATACTTAATTCTGACTCAAGGCGTAACAAAGCTTTTTGATGAATTGGGTGCTGCTGCTAACCCACTACTAAAGCAAAGAGCTAACTATCTCCAAAACAAAATAGGCAATACCAAAGCAGCCTTCAACACTTCGGAATCCACCCAAGATGCAGGAAACAAATACATTAACTCATCGATTCTCTGGAGGTCTTATGACATTGTCGAACTTCCTTCAGAGAAGAAATTGACGCAAGATTTGAACGACATACTGGATATTTACACTAACATCGTCCCCGCCTTTCATGACTTGATTACCAATGGGTTTCCTCAAAATGTAAGACAGAAAGACAAAAAAAAGTACTTAGAAAAAAGAGCTAAAGCGACACATAGAACTTATGAAGGCCGAAACAGACCTATCGTTAAGGAAGTTAAGCGACAGCTCAAGGCTAAGTGCAGAGCGTGTGGGATAGACTTTTCTAAAATATACGGGAAATTCGGGAAAGGATATATCGAGGCGCACCATCTAGTCCCATACTCATCTTATAATGAAAACGAAGGCGTCAGCGTTACTGTTGATGACTTCACTGTGTTATGTCCCAACTGTCATCGCATGGTCCACAAGCTATACAAGGACAACAAAGCGGTTCCACTGACACCCGAATTGCTAAAAAACAACATGCATGCTGGAGCATTGGACAAGCTTAATCGTATTTTCACCAACTTCAAAAAAATCAAAGTATGA
- the dtd gene encoding D-aminoacyl-tRNA deacylase, giving the protein MRIIIQRVTDAKVTVEGELLGEIGPGFLALVGFGSNDTLELAGSPIWKKLIDKLINLRVFPDDQDRMNLSLADISGDLMLISQFTLYADCKKGRRPAFTGACPPDTAEPLFERFLEDARAIAPGKVATGKFGAMMDLDFTNSGPVTIILDSDEM; this is encoded by the coding sequence ATGCGAATCATCATTCAGCGCGTCACTGACGCCAAAGTCACGGTCGAGGGTGAACTCCTCGGCGAAATCGGTCCCGGCTTTCTCGCCCTTGTCGGCTTCGGCAGCAACGACACCTTAGAACTCGCCGGTTCACCGATCTGGAAAAAACTCATCGACAAGCTCATCAACCTGCGCGTCTTCCCCGACGATCAGGACCGCATGAACCTGTCCCTCGCCGATATTTCTGGTGACCTCATGCTCATTTCCCAGTTCACGCTCTATGCCGACTGCAAAAAGGGGCGTCGCCCGGCCTTCACTGGAGCCTGCCCGCCCGACACGGCCGAACCGCTGTTCGAGCGCTTCCTTGAAGATGCCCGCGCCATCGCACCCGGCAAAGTTGCCACGGGAAAATTCGGAGCCATGATGGACCTCGATTTCACCAACTCCGGTCCGGTCACCATCATCCTCGACTCGGATGAGATGTAA
- the trmD gene encoding tRNA (guanosine(37)-N1)-methyltransferase TrmD yields MNFHLVSILPHYFESPLSTGLVKKAQANGLVNFDYVDVRHFAEDIHKSVDDRPFGGGPGMLLKLDTMVKAMDSIEKPGKIMMMSPRGKPLTQAKARELSTQEDVTLICGRYEGIDERLLDLYDIELVSVGDFVLNGGETAALCLIESVARLIPGFMGHDDSGEEESFSAGLLEYPHYTRPEDWDGLKVPEVLRGGNHGAIAEWRRECSLTNTLNDRPDILPGAHLTVEDIDFLRTMTRTRLGRNLYIALCHYPVLNKFGEKVAVSVTNLDLHDMSRVARSYGLGGFYATTPIEDQKALAQQLLDHWKEGAGCKANPDRAEAFSKVKVFDDIEAAVLDIEKQTGQSPRLAATSARLDRRKNAEPAMTYEEVQGWLANSPVLLVFGTGHGLAEEVLSKAEGILRPVRYLDDYNHLSVRSAVAIIVDRLVGDEY; encoded by the coding sequence ATGAATTTTCATCTCGTATCCATATTGCCGCACTACTTCGAGTCTCCGCTTTCTACGGGGCTGGTGAAGAAGGCTCAGGCCAACGGGCTGGTGAACTTCGACTACGTGGACGTGCGCCACTTTGCCGAGGACATCCACAAGTCCGTTGACGACCGCCCCTTTGGCGGCGGCCCGGGCATGCTGCTCAAACTCGACACCATGGTCAAGGCGATGGATTCCATCGAGAAGCCGGGCAAGATCATGATGATGTCGCCGCGCGGCAAGCCGCTCACCCAGGCCAAGGCTCGGGAGCTGTCCACGCAAGAGGACGTCACCCTGATCTGCGGCCGCTATGAAGGCATCGATGAGCGCCTGCTGGACCTGTACGACATCGAACTGGTCAGCGTGGGCGACTTCGTGCTCAACGGCGGTGAGACCGCGGCGCTGTGCCTGATTGAATCCGTGGCTCGTTTGATCCCGGGCTTCATGGGGCATGATGATTCCGGCGAAGAAGAGTCCTTCTCTGCCGGACTGCTGGAATATCCGCACTATACGCGCCCGGAGGACTGGGATGGTCTGAAGGTGCCTGAGGTGCTGCGGGGCGGCAATCATGGGGCCATCGCGGAGTGGCGGCGGGAATGCTCGCTGACCAATACGCTGAATGATCGGCCTGACATCCTGCCCGGTGCCCATCTCACGGTGGAGGATATTGATTTTCTGCGGACCATGACGCGTACGCGACTGGGCCGCAACCTGTACATCGCGCTGTGCCATTACCCTGTGCTGAACAAGTTCGGGGAAAAGGTGGCGGTGTCGGTGACCAATCTGGACCTGCACGACATGTCGCGCGTGGCCCGGAGTTATGGTCTGGGAGGCTTCTATGCCACCACTCCCATCGAGGATCAGAAGGCGCTCGCGCAGCAGCTTCTGGATCACTGGAAAGAGGGGGCTGGTTGCAAGGCAAATCCGGACCGCGCCGAGGCTTTTTCCAAGGTAAAAGTTTTTGATGATATCGAGGCTGCAGTCCTTGACATCGAGAAGCAAACAGGGCAATCTCCCCGCCTCGCGGCTACGTCTGCAAGATTGGACCGCCGCAAGAACGCTGAGCCTGCAATGACCTACGAGGAAGTGCAAGGCTGGCTCGCCAACTCTCCTGTTTTATTGGTTTTTGGAACAGGACACGGTTTGGCGGAGGAAGTCCTCTCCAAAGCCGAGGGCATATTGCGCCCCGTTAGGTATTTGGACGACTACAACCATCTTTCGGTCAGAAGTGCGGTGGCAATCATCGTGGATCGTCTGGTCGGAGATGAGTACTAA
- a CDS encoding alpha/beta fold hydrolase has protein sequence MRILLVLLCVFTAFAGCTKSASVKTLPTADTRFNLMTERLDTSDIFHYMVIKPDYFQLDFPSFFIGVEKARKKVVGEPTFGTCPDPSAPCLKTGSDKYNDKPDVARWIERLFGHGWDLTKDFKSHLPTHAASYDGQAGNAKLIYNVYGTQCAHKETAPPYTNYDLYNQGWSFILSLKKQLRDKIESEQATHVFFFSMGWNTPQWEALANFTAFYNHIKTKAEQEGYFGNSFRPVVVCMTWPSFWPDKRGLIGSASDYPTMVDDADELGASIANLIVQDVIGSIKKEQQAMGKDPISIVLVGHSLGALLVTRAADSGYLVTDNPAKIDLVVGLEGAFSAKRFLNKNQAWHLWFFPEIVEHSYYTSSQYDWATDGPSKFFNKYYIGAYRTFAAVESGTMKEDLSLPKKGWILPKDKFNTTTLEKNGIPITGLPVCNKVTLVDASKITFRNVPGTGGGAHSDIYSPEMGAFIWEAVKKCTIDTP, from the coding sequence ATGCGTATTCTATTGGTTCTTCTTTGTGTCTTCACAGCCTTTGCCGGCTGCACGAAAAGCGCTTCCGTCAAAACACTCCCCACGGCGGACACACGCTTCAACCTGATGACCGAGCGTCTCGATACCAGTGATATCTTTCACTACATGGTCATCAAGCCGGATTATTTCCAACTCGACTTCCCCAGCTTCTTCATCGGCGTAGAAAAGGCCCGCAAGAAAGTTGTCGGGGAACCGACTTTTGGCACCTGCCCCGATCCCTCGGCCCCGTGTCTGAAAACGGGCAGCGACAAGTACAACGACAAACCAGATGTGGCCAGATGGATCGAACGGCTCTTCGGCCACGGCTGGGACCTGACCAAGGATTTCAAGTCGCACCTGCCGACGCACGCAGCCAGCTATGACGGGCAGGCCGGCAACGCCAAACTCATCTATAATGTGTATGGCACCCAGTGCGCTCACAAAGAGACTGCACCGCCGTATACCAACTACGACCTCTACAATCAGGGGTGGAGTTTTATCCTGTCTCTCAAAAAGCAACTCAGGGACAAGATAGAAAGCGAACAGGCAACCCATGTCTTCTTTTTCTCCATGGGCTGGAACACGCCCCAGTGGGAGGCGCTGGCCAATTTCACCGCCTTCTACAACCACATCAAAACCAAGGCCGAGCAGGAAGGATACTTCGGCAACAGTTTCCGTCCTGTTGTGGTCTGCATGACATGGCCATCCTTCTGGCCCGACAAACGAGGGCTCATCGGTTCAGCCAGCGACTACCCCACCATGGTGGATGACGCAGATGAACTGGGAGCATCCATCGCCAATCTCATTGTTCAGGATGTCATTGGCTCCATCAAGAAGGAGCAGCAAGCCATGGGCAAAGACCCTATCAGCATTGTTCTGGTAGGCCACAGCCTTGGCGCGCTTCTCGTTACCCGTGCGGCTGACAGCGGGTACCTTGTCACGGACAATCCAGCCAAGATCGATCTTGTCGTCGGACTGGAAGGCGCATTCAGTGCCAAGCGTTTCCTCAACAAGAACCAGGCATGGCATCTCTGGTTCTTCCCGGAAATCGTGGAGCACAGTTATTACACCTCCTCCCAATATGATTGGGCCACGGACGGTCCTTCGAAGTTCTTTAACAAATACTACATTGGCGCTTACCGAACATTTGCCGCAGTAGAGAGCGGAACAATGAAAGAAGACCTCTCCCTCCCGAAAAAAGGATGGATATTGCCGAAAGACAAATTCAACACCACGACTCTGGAAAAGAACGGCATCCCCATAACAGGCCTTCCTGTCTGCAACAAGGTGACACTGGTGGATGCGTCGAAGATCACCTTCCGCAACGTTCCGGGGACAGGCGGCGGCGCGCACAGCGACATCTACTCCCCGGAAATGGGCGCGTTCATCTGGGAAGCAGTCAAGAAATGCACCATCGACACGCCGTAA
- a CDS encoding nucleotide pyrophosphohydrolase: MTTDSLKELDKRHKQFVDDRNWQQHQSPKNLTMALTVEVGELVEHFMWLSREESWKIEEKKKDAVAEELADCLIYLTRISGELGIDLVAAAHEKCERNERKYPVEEFQEGYRRPHEYKDKDKY, translated from the coding sequence ATGACAACAGACTCTCTCAAAGAACTCGACAAACGCCACAAGCAGTTTGTCGATGACCGCAATTGGCAGCAGCATCAGTCTCCCAAGAATCTGACCATGGCCCTGACCGTAGAAGTCGGGGAGCTTGTGGAGCACTTCATGTGGCTTTCCCGCGAGGAGAGCTGGAAGATCGAGGAAAAAAAGAAGGACGCCGTGGCCGAAGAACTGGCCGACTGCCTCATCTACCTGACCCGCATCTCCGGCGAGCTGGGTATTGATCTGGTTGCGGCCGCACACGAAAAATGCGAGAGGAACGAGCGCAAGTACCCCGTGGAAGAGTTTCAGGAAGGCTATCGCCGTCCCCACGAGTACAAGGACAAAGACAAATACTAG
- the rplS gene encoding 50S ribosomal protein L19, translated as MNMIQKIESEHIRLDMPEFKAGDTVKVHYRIIEGEKERIQVFQGAVLRRRRGTTNATFTVRKISDGIGVERVFPMNSPFIDRVEVVSEGKVRQSRIYYLRNLRGKAARIKSKQIWE; from the coding sequence ATGAACATGATTCAGAAAATCGAGTCTGAGCACATTCGTCTCGACATGCCCGAGTTCAAGGCCGGTGACACCGTCAAGGTTCACTACCGCATCATCGAAGGCGAAAAAGAACGTATCCAGGTCTTCCAGGGTGCTGTCCTCCGTCGCCGTCGTGGCACCACCAACGCCACCTTCACCGTTCGTAAGATCTCCGACGGTATCGGTGTTGAGCGTGTGTTCCCCATGAACTCCCCCTTCATCGACCGCGTCGAAGTGGTCTCCGAAGGTAAGGTTCGCCAGAGCCGCATCTACTACCTCCGCAATCTCCGCGGTAAGGCTGCTCGCATCAAGTCCAAGCAGATCTGGGAATAA
- a CDS encoding ribonuclease HII translates to MTQATLFTTAGYAATEIAGVDEAGRGCLAGPVVAGACILPVEYDLPGLTDSKQLTAEKREVLYDLIREQAVAWAIGVAWPGEIDQINILESTYQAMGRAVRGMKVSPKFLQIDGNKLIPPYALKRDIPQEYVIKGDGKIPAISAASIMAKTFRDRLMIKLAKRYPGYGISKHMGYGTKAHMEAIKKLGPCPQHRMTFRGVKPEEKVAAQASLF, encoded by the coding sequence ATGACACAAGCTACATTGTTTACGACTGCCGGGTATGCGGCGACCGAGATTGCTGGGGTTGATGAAGCTGGACGGGGATGTCTGGCCGGGCCAGTGGTGGCCGGGGCGTGCATCCTGCCGGTGGAATATGATCTGCCCGGACTGACTGACTCCAAACAGTTGACCGCCGAGAAGCGTGAAGTGCTCTATGACCTGATTCGCGAGCAGGCTGTTGCGTGGGCCATTGGCGTGGCGTGGCCGGGGGAAATCGACCAGATCAATATTCTGGAGTCCACCTATCAGGCAATGGGCCGGGCCGTTCGCGGCATGAAGGTGTCCCCCAAGTTCCTGCAGATCGACGGGAACAAATTGATTCCCCCTTACGCGCTCAAGCGGGATATTCCGCAGGAATACGTCATCAAGGGGGATGGTAAGATTCCAGCCATCTCTGCGGCGTCCATCATGGCAAAGACCTTTCGCGACCGCCTCATGATCAAGCTCGCCAAGCGGTATCCGGGCTACGGGATTTCCAAGCACATGGGCTACGGCACCAAGGCGCACATGGAAGCTATTAAAAAGCTCGGACCGTGTCCGCAGCACCGCATGACCTTTCGAGGCGTGAAGCCCGAAGAAAAAGTGGCGGCGCAGGCCAGTCTGTTTTAA
- a CDS encoding glycosyltransferase family A protein, with translation MPRLSIVIPNYNYGRFADRFFGSIAAQTMQLDDVEILFVDDGSDDDSLLQAAKWQERIRCARFEILTPPRSGKPGLVRNFGLAQATGDLLQCLDPDDSIFPDYLAACVEAFGTDNHIGVVYTDYREHSSHGVRDVEVPKFTQGLLRTQNGLPPAAMIRRSLWDGGIRYRDNTEYEDWDFWIQCQMAGARFHHIQQVLYNYEIHGTNFSNHAVSRDGNAKAQIVLNNTCFFHPEVEKWARSYLRGRLHGQAMQRGYIPTPVDVKKLLRDVEKRVRELGPRS, from the coding sequence ATGCCTCGTCTTTCCATCGTCATACCCAACTATAATTACGGGCGGTTTGCTGACCGATTCTTCGGGTCCATAGCGGCCCAGACCATGCAGCTCGATGATGTCGAGATCCTGTTTGTGGACGATGGCAGTGATGATGACTCGCTGCTACAGGCGGCAAAATGGCAAGAGCGCATTAGGTGTGCACGATTTGAAATCCTGACGCCGCCCCGGAGCGGCAAGCCGGGGCTGGTTCGCAATTTCGGTTTGGCGCAGGCAACTGGCGATTTGTTGCAGTGTCTTGATCCGGACGATTCTATTTTTCCCGATTATTTAGCTGCCTGTGTGGAAGCTTTTGGTACGGATAATCATATCGGTGTGGTCTACACGGATTATCGAGAGCACAGTTCGCATGGTGTACGCGATGTGGAAGTTCCCAAGTTTACGCAGGGCCTGCTGCGCACACAGAATGGATTGCCTCCGGCAGCCATGATTCGCCGGTCGTTGTGGGACGGAGGCATTCGCTACCGTGACAACACCGAGTATGAAGATTGGGATTTCTGGATTCAGTGTCAGATGGCGGGCGCACGGTTTCACCACATTCAGCAGGTGCTCTACAACTACGAAATCCACGGCACCAATTTTTCCAACCACGCAGTGAGTCGGGACGGAAATGCCAAGGCGCAGATCGTCTTGAACAATACCTGTTTCTTTCACCCTGAGGTGGAAAAGTGGGCGCGGAGTTATCTTCGCGGCAGACTGCACGGGCAAGCCATGCAGCGCGGATACATTCCTACCCCGGTAGACGTGAAGAAGCTGCTCAGGGATGTGGAGAAGCGGGTGCGCGAGCTCGGCCCCAGGTCCTGA
- the queD gene encoding 6-carboxytetrahydropterin synthase QueD yields MAGKWRLTITQDFSASHQLRNYGGKCENMHGHNFGVEVVVEGDKLDERVQYLVDFKDIKRRTKDVLERLDHKHLNEVECFIDINPSSENIAMFIYKELKGNMPENVTLAEVSVSEKDSSKATYWEE; encoded by the coding sequence ATGGCCGGTAAATGGCGTTTGACGATTACTCAGGATTTTTCTGCTTCGCACCAGCTGCGCAACTACGGCGGCAAGTGTGAGAACATGCACGGCCACAACTTCGGTGTCGAGGTCGTAGTCGAAGGCGACAAGCTGGATGAACGCGTGCAGTACCTTGTTGATTTCAAGGACATCAAACGCCGCACCAAGGACGTGCTGGAGCGTCTGGATCACAAGCACCTCAACGAGGTGGAGTGTTTCATCGACATTAACCCCTCCTCCGAGAACATCGCCATGTTCATCTACAAGGAGCTCAAGGGCAACATGCCGGAAAACGTCACTCTGGCCGAAGTCTCCGTGTCCGAGAAAGATTCGTCCAAGGCGACCTACTGGGAGGAATAG
- a CDS encoding sensor domain-containing diguanylate cyclase, which yields MGMSLKAKLLTALSFILLAAFLATSVINYNMTRSAVRAELLNSSLPLTGKNIYSEIHAAMMRPILVSSSMANDAFLKDWIIKGEYDVPALTKYLREIKEKYGFISTFFVSAKSDKYYYHKGVLKEINPRDPHDIWYYAFTRSGAEYDLDVDSNEADEGKLTIFVNFRMLDDNGNLLGVTGVGVNMDQAVALLAKAREEYNRDVYLIDQDGLIQVHPDKKRIERFYITKAGGIRDVAEDILQPVESARSFEYNWEGKHYLLSTRYIPEFEWHLIVQQDEQTALGTARHNLVRTLVVGLSASVLIIVICFFTVNSYQDKIEKLAKTDPLTGVANRRAFEEGFDQAAYRATRYNTPFSIIIIDLDNFKIINDEKGHLAGDEVLKTVATTIAEHVRPTDLVARWGGDEFIILMDATGEDAESLVNRINEAMARTTNASTIRFSCGISQYHEGDTISVITHRADQAMYEAKAKGGGCLVKG from the coding sequence ATGGGTATGTCTTTAAAAGCCAAACTGCTTACCGCCCTTTCCTTTATCCTCCTTGCCGCGTTCCTTGCGACAAGCGTCATCAATTACAATATGACGCGCAGCGCCGTGCGAGCAGAGCTTCTCAACTCTTCCCTGCCGCTCACCGGAAAAAACATTTATTCGGAAATCCATGCGGCCATGATGCGGCCGATTCTTGTGAGCTCGTCCATGGCAAATGATGCCTTCCTCAAGGATTGGATCATCAAAGGCGAATACGACGTCCCTGCCCTCACGAAATATCTTCGAGAAATCAAAGAAAAGTACGGTTTCATCTCTACTTTTTTCGTGTCTGCCAAATCGGACAAGTACTATTATCATAAGGGCGTCCTCAAAGAGATCAACCCCCGTGACCCGCACGACATTTGGTACTATGCCTTCACCCGCTCCGGCGCGGAATATGATCTGGATGTGGACAGCAATGAGGCTGACGAAGGCAAGCTGACCATCTTCGTCAACTTCCGCATGCTTGATGACAACGGCAACCTCCTCGGCGTCACCGGCGTTGGGGTCAACATGGATCAGGCCGTGGCGCTGCTCGCAAAGGCACGCGAAGAATATAACCGGGACGTTTATCTGATCGATCAGGACGGCTTGATTCAGGTTCATCCGGACAAAAAACGCATCGAACGCTTCTATATTACCAAAGCAGGCGGCATCCGCGATGTGGCCGAGGATATCCTCCAGCCAGTCGAATCGGCCCGCAGCTTTGAGTATAACTGGGAAGGCAAGCACTACCTGCTGTCCACTCGCTACATTCCGGAATTCGAGTGGCACCTCATCGTGCAGCAGGACGAGCAGACAGCTCTTGGAACAGCTCGCCACAATCTGGTTCGCACATTGGTCGTGGGGTTATCCGCTTCCGTGCTGATCATCGTGATCTGCTTTTTCACGGTGAACAGCTATCAGGACAAAATCGAAAAACTGGCTAAGACCGACCCGTTGACCGGAGTGGCAAACCGCCGCGCCTTTGAAGAAGGATTTGATCAGGCCGCGTACAGGGCCACCCGATACAACACGCCATTTTCCATCATCATTATCGACCTCGACAACTTCAAGATCATCAATGATGAGAAAGGCCATCTGGCCGGAGATGAAGTGCTCAAAACGGTGGCGACCACCATTGCCGAGCATGTGCGGCCCACCGACCTCGTGGCCAGATGGGGCGGAGATGAATTCATCATCCTCATGGATGCCACGGGGGAAGATGCCGAATCCCTTGTGAACCGCATCAATGAGGCTATGGCGCGCACCACCAATGCCTCAACGATTCGTTTTTCCTGCGGCATCAGCCAATATCATGAAGGTGATACCATCAGCGTCATCACCCACCGCGCGGATCAGGCCATGTATGAAGCCAAAGCCAAGGGCGGCGGCTGTCTGGTAAAGGGATAG